The genome window GTgcttcatttgtttgttaactATTTTGTTTGGTGTTGACAAATATTGAGCAAATTGGGTTTGTCGTCGCGACCACCACGACTATTCATATATACTCAGCACACGCTAATCCAAAATCCATTGTCCCGAGCACGCGCATGCTAAAGCACTTCCACACGACACTTGAACACTCAATTGAATCTGTTTTTCGTTCGGCACTTTTTGCAGGTCTCACACGGGACATTAACAATTTGACACAGCGCTATGACTCGGAAACGGATCCGGCGGCTGATCCCGACACTGATGCCACCGGCGACAGCCTCGAGCAGAGTTTGACAGTGACGCCGCCCAACAAAATGCAACATTCGCTGCATGGCAGCGTGCCCGGCATCTCCGCGGGCATTGGACCGCGTTCCTCGCAGCAACACAGCTCATTCAAGCGTCCGGTGATGGGCAACCGTGGACTGGAGACGCGTCAGAGCAAGCGGTCGCAGCAGCATCCGGCACGCGAACAGCCGCCAGTGGTGGCCATCAATGGCAATGGAGTGGCTCCCGTGCTGCCAGCTCATCCCATCACGGTGGGCGCACTGGAGGTGATGAATGTGAAGCGTGTGGTGAATCGATATGGCACATTGCCGAAGGTGGCGCGCATTGGCGCCTTCCTCGACAGCCTAgaggacagcagcagcagcagtggcggcggtggcgaTTCCTCCAACGGACATGCCACACCGCCAGCCCGAGCGCCCCCCGCGGTGCCCGCCTTGCCCACGGCAGCGAACAAGgtgcagcaaccacagcagatGATACGCAGCAATTCGTCGGGTGGCGTGACCATGCAGAACAATGCAGCCGCCAGTCTGAATAAGCTGCAGCGACATCGCACCACCACCGAGGGCACAATGATGACATTCTCTTCGTTCCGTGCCGCCGGCAGCAGCAATTCCCCGAAACGCGGTGGCGTCGTCACACAACCGGCGTTGGCTAATCTGGAGTTTCCACCGCCGCCGCTCGAAGAGTTTGAGGCGTTGCCGccgccaccaccgccgccAGCGCCCGAGAGTGCCGTCCAGGCCATACAACAGCATCTGCATGcgcagcacagcagcagcaacgatgTCAGCAACACGGCGCCCAGCGTCGAGGAGGCCAGCTCACGCTTTGGCGTCTCGCTGCGCAAACGTGAACCATCCACAGACTCGTGCAGTTCGCTCGGCACGCCACCCGATGCGGCaccaactgctgttgctgcagctgcatcgACGCTGCCGCTGCCCGAGAAGTCGCTCAATCTGAAGGAGAAACTCATCACCGAAATCAAGGCGGCCAACAAGCCAGCCGAATTATCTTCATCCCTCGGCTATGCCAATGGCAGTGCTTCAACTGCAGCGCCGCTAGTTGTTGATCCTGTGTCGCAACTGGTCACCGAGTTGGCCGAGAGCATGAATCTGCCAAAGCAGAATCTGCCGACAAAGCTGACAAATGGCAACAGTCAGAGCAGCAACATTAACACCAACaacgccaacagcaacaacaactttaagGCACAGCTCAAGAAAGTGGAGCCAAAGAAATTGAATGCGCCGCTGCCAAAGGCCGAGCAGCCCTCGAACATCATAGACTTTAAGGCACATCTGCGTAAAGTGGACAAggaacagcagccacagccagcccagcagcagcagcagcagcaaccaacacCTCCCAGCAATGCCAATGCGAATGccaattgcaacaacaagtttagcagcgcaacagcagcagcagctgcaaatcAAAAGACTGAAATCAAAATCGATGTGAGCAACTCAAATGCCGAAACAACAGATGAAACAACTgtaacagcaaccacagcgggagatgcacagcagcaacagcagcagcagggcaAGCGACGTAGCACAGGTAGTATTAATAGCTTAAAGAAACTTTGGGAGCAGCCGCCGCCTGGCGGTGATTATGCCAGCACCACAATTCCATCACAACCAACGCAACAGTCCAACACGTCGACAACCATGGCCAGCAATGGTCATGGCCAATTGTCGCCCAAATATGGCCTGAAAGCTGTTAAGCAGCAATTTGGCAATAAACCGCCACCAGCGGCACCGCCACCACCGCCCCCCATTAGCACCACTCAGACCAGCACCACATGTCCTCCGTCAGCACAGCCCAACAAGCAagctccagttccagttccagctcatgcagcagtagcaaccaaaatacccacaacaacaactgcaataaaaACATCTCTTTCAACGCAACTCTTCACAGATGCCgagggcagcagcagcaacaacagcgacgagcagcagcagcagcagcacaccAACGATGGAGCTGAGAACATGACGCAGTCGCTCTACACCAGCAacgatcagcagcagcagcatcatcaatTCAACAACTCCAATTCGAACAGTCAGCCGGGCAAGTTGAGCAGCATTGTGACGAGCAACAGCCAGAGCAAACCTGCGGTGCCTCATAAGCCCACCAAACTCACCATCTATGCCACGCCCATTGCCAAAATAGCCGGTGTTGGTGTGGGCGGTGGGGATAACATAAACTCTACGCAAATCAGCAGGGAGAGCATTCTCGAGTTGGTGACACTGTTGGAGGGTTCGCTCAAGCATCCGGTGAACGCCATCTCGGCATCGCAGTGGCTGCAGCTTAGCGACAAGCTGAATATATTGCAGAATTCGTGTGTGGTGTTTGCGGAGAACGAATCGATGCCGCCGCATTCGAAATTCCATTTCCGTGAGCTGGTGACGCGTGTGGAGACGCAATCGCAGCATTTGCGCAGTGCGGGCAGCAAGAATGTGCAGGACAATGAGCGGCTGGTGGGCGAGGTCGGGCAGTCGCTGAAGCAGATCTCGAATGCGTTGCATAGGTAAATGATAAGAACGGGGATGGATATGCAGCGGAGCGATGCGAAGCAGGACAACAACGGCGCCGCCATTTGGCTGGACGCCGAGGGCAATTTTATCAAacgcaagcagcagcagcatccacaGTGATATATGTGCGTGTCGTTGTGTGTGACACCACATCGCTCCCATTCATCCCCCCTTTTAGGAGTAGTGCCCAACAAGCaagaacatcaacaacaacgaacgaACTGATGACAGAATTGAGGACGGAATAACACGTTAAGAACTTCAAGCCCAGCGAAGAAGCAATGAATGATGAGAGGAagaaagagcaacaacagcaacagcaacctacaactataattaattattaactatatacatatgcatatatataaatatcgtAGCAATATGTACGATCGATCATTGCGTAGTATCTATCTTAGTAACCGTAGCGATTATACATacactatatacatacatctaGTCATATATATCTGATGCATCCGCTTAAGTCGAAAGTCGAGGCAAGGCGAGGCGAGTCGAGATAATACTTCTTCTAACTGAGttgcaaagcaaaagttttctatATAGTAGGCATTTCTCGATCTTCATTTCTTCgcaattgtattttttgcactttaaGCTAGAGCTTCGTTTTATCTACACAGACACATTTATTGAaagacatacatataaaaacaaacaaacaaacaaataacaaaacgaGGATCAATGAAAGAACGAGAATGTGCATGATGATTgatgaatgaaatatatattcatagaATATCTCAATAATTTAgtaattatacatatatacattgcacacacacacatgcaaatatacatacatacatacatatatactagtCGGTAAAAGTGTTTTTAGTATACCTACTTATAcgcatatatatagtattatatatatacatatatatgatttCAAACTCACTCTCTACAACGTTTAGACTTTCTTCGTGTTTTAGTACTCGTAATACctacaattaaaattacaagCATATGATCTATGTGTACTACGcggcataaattataaatgaaaaaaacacaGAATCGTAGCAAAGCCCaaagatattattattaacgactactcgaaaaaaaaaaacaaaacgaaagaaaattatatattgtatgtatatgttagtTGCAAAAGACTAAATGGACTTATTTCTTAGTTTTATGTTGATAAATGcaagagaaacaaaaatataaaattggtGGCAAACGCTTTTTagacatatacatattatacaacaaattgtaattattatctGATATTTTATGGATTTTAAAAACTACTTTTATacgtaaacaaaaaaacacatacacgaaaaacaaaaaaaaaatacaaccaaaaacaaataaatattcatttcatataATATACGCAAAATGTGGAAAGCAACAACGGATCAACATTTTGGGGCGGGTTGAcgacatacttacatataaataaatggatGTGCATTACATATAGAGTATCTACTTCACCTTTATCGAAAATTATCTACCCCGAAAAtaacaaagaaacaacaaaaagatatataaatacatatatatttctgtaACTTCTATAAAATATCTGTGCGTTTGAATGCGCTTAGagcatatattatttaaaagaaaaacggATCAAAATACTTCAAGgagaaataaaatgatattaaaaacaaaactagaGTTGTGTCCCTAAATTTAAAACCGTTTACCACCAAGCATCAATTCAAGGCGCGTAGCATTTGAATTAcgtcacaaaaataaaagaaccaAATTTACATCGGACATCGATAGGTTCACGTCAAGTGAGTCGATATACCGATTCATGTAACGGCGatgtttattttgatttcaagCACGTGCGATAGTATTGCAGCCCTGTCGTTTCGAGTCTTGTGACTgccatttaattcaaattccaAAATCATAAGATTACAATTGcccaatttttattaaatattctatacacgaattttacaataatttgtCGAAACTACAAACAATTTTACAAGCCGATTATGACAGTTGGTTACTTGTGGTGGGGCAACAATTAATCGCTGTAGATAACATTGAAGCAAATGGTAATGTTATGGTGCTGTTATGTTAAATAACATTTCTGTTTGGcattcgttcttttttttcatgaagaaaagaagaagagaaagaggaaaaaagacgaaataatatataataatagaatattatttatactgTGATATATAGCCAAGCATTGTTTTGTGTGTCTGCAAATCAGTAATTGAGCAAAACGACGCAGCAGTGAACGAGACGACACAAGAACGACGAAACAAAGCCaattgcaataacaacaacaacacagcagagacagcagcaaagtcagcagccaaaaagtaaaagaagaGCAGCATTCATTAACAATGCCACTGTTTGGTAAATCACAGAAGACGCCAGTTGAATTGGTAAAGTCGCTGAAGGAAGCAATCAATGCACTGGAGGCAGGCGATCGCAAGGTGGAGAAGGCGCAGGAGGATGTAAGCAAAAATCTGGTGTCCATCAAGAATATGCTGTACGGCAGCAGCGATGCGGAGCCACCAGCGGATTATGTTGTCGCTCAGCTGTCGCAGGAGCTGTATAACAGcaatctgctgctgttgctcatACAGAATCTGCATCGCATCGATTTTGAGGGTAAAAAGCATGTGGCACTCATATTCAACAATGTGCTCCGTCGACAGATCGGCACCCGATCCCCCACAGTGGAATACATCTGCACGAAACCGGAGATACTCTTCACACTGATGGCCGGCTACGAGGATGCACATCCCGAGATTGCCCTCAACTCGGGTACGATGCTGCGCGAATGCGCCCGCTACGAAGCGCTGGCAAAGATCATGCTGCATTCGGATGAGTTCTTCAAGTTCTTCCGTTACGTGGAAGTGTCCACGTTCGACATTGCCTCGGATGCCTTCTCCACCTTCAAGGAGCTACTGACACGCCATAAGCTGTTGTGTGCCGAATTCCTCGACGCCAACTATGACAAGTTCTTTTCGCAGCATTATCAGCGTCTGTTGAACTCCGAGAACTATGTGACCCGACGTCAGAGTCTGAAATTATTGGGCGAACTGTTGCTGGACAGGCATAACTTTACCGTAATGACACGATATATATCAGAGCCGGAGAACCTGAAGCTAATGATGAACATGCTTAAGGAACGTTCACGTAACATTCAATTCGAGGCGTTTCATGTCTTCAAAGTGTTTGTGGCGAATCCAAATAAACCGAAACCCATTCTGGACATCCTGCTGCGCAATCAAACGAAACTGGTCGATTTCTTGACCAGCTTCCACACGGATCGATCCGAGGATGAGCAGTTCAACGATGAGAAGGCCTATCTGATTAAGCAGATAAGGGAGCTGAAACCGCTGCCCGAGGCTTAGTGGGCGGCggcagcagaaacagcagcagtaacaacaacaacaacgatggcaACGACGACAGTGCTGGCAACGTCGAGGGCGAGAACAAGAACGAGAACGAAAGCAGAAAcagtaacaaaaacaaaagcgagaACAAGATCGTTGGCGAAAGCGGGAGCAAGAACGAgaagaacacaaacacaaaggcCTTGGCTGTATGGAGGATGGCTGCTGACGACGATGATAGTGATGACAGATGCAGGACGAAGACGACAACATAAGGACGGCCATACGCATGCAGTATGCGTGGGAGGAGCTGAGCAATACATTGACGAAAACAGACGCAAGACGAAGACAACGTGACCAGGGACGGGGACAGCGACGATGACGACAGCACTTGTGAGTAACTAAACAATAATTTAGACAAAGCAAACAGAatgataacgataacgataacgataaacgataaacaaaaataaataagtagcaacaacaagaagtacacacatatgtaACTGAATGTATGTAATAATAGCGTAAACGAGCCGCCGCATAATATTGCGAATTTAactaaataacaaacaacaacggaAAAaatcacacactcacacactttactttacccaaaaaaattaaatagacATATTCAATGCAGCTTCGTCTAGTTCGCTTTTAAATTGTTCCAAGAGAGAATTCGttctttttcttatttgtgttgttgttgttggttgtttgttgtggTTCTTCAGtcgagagagatagagatccTCGTAGACccttttgtatgtatgtacaccTATGgtttaatactttttttcttttgcctatTTACACATAAATAGTTGTTGTAATGAAATTTAGCGTTTTTGAAACGACAATGAGAAAAGGATAATATGAGTTTTGACTTAACAATTTAGacattaaacatttcaaatgtgcgccgaaatttacaattatcgtaaattattatatatatatttaaatacatacatatataaaacgATTGTAATTTcacgcaaaaacaaaaaaaaaagttcattcAAAGTACTGCATAATAATTCTAGTTAATAATTGAGAAGAGAAAGCattcacacagcaaacaaaacaaacacacacacaccacacccacaaaaaaacacacactacACAACCACATGCAAACAAACATCCATACGTACATAGTGAAGAAAGGGAagtgaaaacaacaacattacgagcagcataataataaatatatgattattataatttatattattcccaaaattaaaaataacagcCAAACAAAATTCCATTATGTGTCATTGTGATTGGAAAGCGGGGCAAAGATTGCGGTGTTGGCAAGGAGTGGGGGGGCGTTGATCGATCCGATTGTTTAAGAATGCTTACACACTCGTTCATTGAGTCATGTGCAACTTTAAGGGCTGCACAAATACTTGGAAAAACTTTTCACACAAACTACATATGAACTATtatgataattaaaataacataaatatttagaatataaaataatacaaactAGTGTTTATGCATTAAGTGACTTTTATTTATCGAAATAAAATGCCCATTATTAACAGCAATACAGGGTATACAACAACAGAGTCAACTTGCACTTCAGCTGTTTGTGCAGCCCTGGCAGCGATCAGCTGTTATTAAATCTCGGCGCCAATCAAAAGGGAACGGAGCAATTTAGTTTATTACTTttgtaaaatatgtataaacgttttagaaaatcaaaagagcaaataataattgccGAAAATAGCAGCAGtgatgaagaaaaaaatgtcgATGAAGTGAGCCAAATTATTGTGCGAAGACGTCCtgcaaataatcaaaaatatgtgCCAATCTGCCGCAGTAAAACTGAACGCCTCGATGATTCTCGTATTTCAGATGCGAGCACCGATGgcgagcaagagcaagagaatAAACGCTGTTTATTAAACTCGAACAGATGTCGCGATAATTCCAAGGCGTTGCATTTAACGCCTAGCAATAAATTCCAGCCACTATCAGTGGCTATTAGTGGCAAGAAGATGTCACCAGTTTCATTATCATCGTCGCCAACTCTAAACAACCTGAAGAAGTGTTCGCCGAAAACGCCGTCCGCTGTGGTTATAagtgtaaaaaatatatctccaacttcatcatcattatcgaCAACTCTATGCAACCTTACGAAGTGTTCTCCGGGAACGCCTCCAACAGCTTGGCATAGTTTGAGGCGCACACTTGCCACCTTGAAGCGTGAGCGAAGTGTGTTGCAAACCTCCATTCTAGACGCTAGTTACGTTGACAGCACCCCGAGTCCATCGCTGGAGTCGAACCTATCCACATTAATTGCCAAGCAGCCCATGCTACACAATGCCAAAGTCTACTCAGCTCAGAAGAAACATCGCTGTGTTAAAGGTGGATATTTACAGGAATACAAGCGTCTTATTCAAAAACAGCGCATGGATCGTCGCAGTCTGCAGCACAATCAACGCCTGGGCATCAGTCCAGGACAACGAGTTCAAGTGGTGGGTATCAACGAATCCTTTGGCGTGCACATGGCGCGGGTTCAAGAGATAGAAGGCGACGCAAACAACTTCAATGTGATTGTGGATCGCCAGATGGCAGCGAGAATCGTTGTGGGATCGAATTTGGAACTTTACTTCGACCCCAAGGCGGAGGCACCGTTGCAGATGTCGAATAAACAGCTCGTCTATATAGAACCGAATAAGTTAGTTTTATTATAGTGATACTTATGCTAAATACtttgtaaatacaaataaaagtaGGAATAGTTGTTGATCATAAATAAACATAGCTAGCGTCGCTTTTTCTTTTCCAATTTGCGTATTTTGTGCAGGCGTCGCGCATTTGCACTGTTTGGCGTAGGTTCATCAATGAGGCCCCGTCCTTCGTCCTCGTTAGCATCTAAGGATTCATTGCCGCTCATTAAAACTGCGGCCGAGATGCAGACAAACTGAAAGATTGCTCCGACGAAGAGACCATAACGCACTAGCATACTGAATAGGTCTTCCTCGCCATATTTGTCCAAAGACGCTGCAACGCCCAAATTTTCAGTCGACATTTTAAAAACTGATTTGCAAAAATAGGTGGTTgactcttttttgtttatatttttgtgtatgcGGCGTACACAGGGCGAGCTGAGTAAAGCTGACGAACAGCTGATTCGCAGTGATTGGCACCcataaaagaagaagaacccaATAgctgtttttaaatttataattaaaacgCTGTTgcggcatttaattttaaagtcaTGTTGTTGATGGTGCACCTATACATTTGTACTTTTATTGATAGTTTTTTAACTTATGTTAAAAATTTTTGTGTATGGGTTCACAGGGTGCATCAAGCACAACCAGCTGATCGGCTGCCAGTAGCAAAAGAGGAAGCAGAAATTTTCATTGCACACTTTGATAACACTTG of Drosophila nasuta strain 15112-1781.00 chromosome 3, ASM2355853v1, whole genome shotgun sequence contains these proteins:
- the LOC132793155 gene encoding protein Mo25 is translated as MPLFGKSQKTPVELVKSLKEAINALEAGDRKVEKAQEDVSKNLVSIKNMLYGSSDAEPPADYVVAQLSQELYNSNLLLLLIQNLHRIDFEGKKHVALIFNNVLRRQIGTRSPTVEYICTKPEILFTLMAGYEDAHPEIALNSGTMLRECARYEALAKIMLHSDEFFKFFRYVEVSTFDIASDAFSTFKELLTRHKLLCAEFLDANYDKFFSQHYQRLLNSENYVTRRQSLKLLGELLLDRHNFTVMTRYISEPENLKLMMNMLKERSRNIQFEAFHVFKVFVANPNKPKPILDILLRNQTKLVDFLTSFHTDRSEDEQFNDEKAYLIKQIRELKPLPEA
- the LOC132793154 gene encoding uncharacterized protein LOC132793154, whose protein sequence is MYKRFRKSKEQIIIAENSSSDEEKNVDEVSQIIVRRRPANNQKYVPICRSKTERLDDSRISDASTDGEQEQENKRCLLNSNRCRDNSKALHLTPSNKFQPLSVAISGKKMSPVSLSSSPTLNNLKKCSPKTPSAVVISVKNISPTSSSLSTTLCNLTKCSPGTPPTAWHSLRRTLATLKRERSVLQTSILDASYVDSTPSPSLESNLSTLIAKQPMLHNAKVYSAQKKHRCVKGGYLQEYKRLIQKQRMDRRSLQHNQRLGISPGQRVQVVGINESFGVHMARVQEIEGDANNFNVIVDRQMAARIVVGSNLELYFDPKAEAPLQMSNKQLVYIEPNKLVLL
- the LOC132793156 gene encoding protein anon-73B1, which produces MSTENLGVAASLDKYGEEDLFSMLVRYGLFVGAIFQFVCISAAVLMSGNESLDANEDEGRGLIDEPTPNSANARRLHKIRKLEKKKRR